The Anopheles coluzzii chromosome 2, AcolN3, whole genome shotgun sequence genome window below encodes:
- the LOC120951669 gene encoding vacuolar protein sorting-associated protein 37A: MRKRQIDTLKIFNHNVQEVKENEEYLVNFDCGGREIAINILLGSGFPNEKPKLIVSPILRHPWVNGTTGEIENAPGILNYTIHSDLGRVVQAVGREFEKHPPRFVNESTPQHHAPPPPAAAAAAAANQHHQQCRNGNVPDYGVDNRNALLSPSHEPDPFGLRNLTTDELSRLNADEDYLEEFVAKLPFLQHQNDELDQLLAGIESLAVDNLARKQTVEERKAKLESLALEFKELGQQWESMNQRYQRKAEDFSPQHIKELLQIAVSTADSKSDDEAQRFLAGQSDVGTFLQNFIESRKLYTMRKAKEERLVQQLTALERAAF; the protein is encoded by the exons ATGCGCAAACGGCAGATCGATACGCTGAAGATATTCAACCACAA CGTACAGGAGGTGAAGGAAAACGAAGAATATCTGGTCAACTTTGACTGTGGCGGAAGGGAAATTGCCATCAACATCCTGCTGGGCAGTGGATTTCCGAACGAAAAGCCAAAGCTCATCGTGAGCCCGATTCTTCGCCATCCGTGGGTTAATGGCACTACTGGAGAGATTGAAAATGCTCCCGGGATACTGAAC TACACCATACATTCCGATCTCGGGCGGGTAGTGCAAGCAGTGGGGCGGGAATTTGAAAAACACCCTCCCCGGTTTGTAAACGAATCCACACCCCAGCAtcacgcaccaccaccaccagcagcggctgctgctgcagcagcaaaccaacaccaccaacagtgTCGAAATGGCAACGTACCGGACTACGGTGTCGATAATCGGAATGCCCTGCTCTCGCCCTCGCACGAACCGGACCCGTTCGGACTGCGTAATCTCACCACCGATGAGCTGAGCCGGTTAAACGCGGACGAAGACTACCTGGAAGAGTTCGTCGCCAAGCTACCCTTCCTGCAGCACCAGAACGACGAGCTGGATCAACTGCTGGCGGGCATAGAGTCGCTGGCCGTCGACAATCTCGCCCGCAAGCAGACGGTAGAGGAGCGGAAAGCGAAGCTCGAATCGTTGGCGCTCGAGTTCAAGGAGCTGGGCCAGCAGTGGGAATCGATGAACCAACGGTACCAACGAAAGGCGGAAGACTTTTCGCCCCAGCACATCAAGGAACTGCTGCAGATTGCCGTCTCGACCGCGGACAGCAAGAGCGACGACGAGGCACAGCGCTTTCTGGCCGGCCAGAGTGACGTTGGCACCTTCCTGCAGAACTTTATCGAGTCCCGCAAGCTGTACACGATGCGGAAAGCCAAAGAGGAGCGGCTGGTGCAGCAGCTGACTGCACTGGAGCGTGCCGCATTTTGA
- the LOC120948872 gene encoding integrator complex subunit 3 homolog, with the protein MDASGKGAAGFEGKLFVQTIDARDENEEKYMRAYRAFEETTAGLSDKDFHDLLSSLVSKEKQHEEISLALVYIILTDPSSAPKTYRDLTLLTRDGLGFVTANLAMLVAEKYHKLTDVGRKQLLWLLRELIKNQVLNVDNLAWNILRQASGGDISPKNVALIEGLLDIFTEHRAWLEKDQFLVGTVAYTFVRLIEDHFGPQFVHLRNREVKFVISLIRDRFMDIIPLGREFVRLLQNVGRIPEFDQLWKDMLYNPKSLCPTFNGVWQLLQTRTSRRFLRGRLTPDIERKIHFLTSNVKFGNQKRYQDWFQERYFNTPESQSLRCDLIRFIISAIHPTNDMLCSDIIPRWAIIGWLLTSCTNAVTLANAKLALFYDWLFFDPAKDNIMNVEPGILVMYHSIKNHPLVSCTLLDFLCRIMKNFYPKWEDRIRTGIYNSLRKILEMKVIPNLVPLFESPKLDRELKGMLRETFREFCVPPNSMYMHPGPPQPGMETPMMMHYPGPGGGEQVEQHPPHLMHPSMMHTTVHPGQTDITQLNRMDPSRKAHDSGGGGGGGGGGGGGGQVGMGPGWLALRGPMAAGVGTMPVTQGARGGPPGGPGMMLAGGGGVGGGAGAAAVASGAPFSGGGMAGPAAGTPFIKPEPPRTDSAAKAASTAASADDPKFSDDEDDATTKPATTTTTTTTTTKTEDVSDDDDLPLAKVRLLEKPAIAKVALPDTLNGHLEEFLREKSVKTFEPLLQCLGSCGKAALNQEQENYLTESVISVIKQTLPDKSYFPASKTDDNLSESINYPLFAAYRLLYQQEDSCKKRVMALLVAIVTRVSVAGYMLLYFLKVHGKLQGRRKETAGGSTAFKASVYGVLCDALDSVDSVDECIEKDLNLLEKHNTQMFLWILPDMYREFKQTMLNNTTVLRLLVGCIDANNLGDIIYSITQGKLILFDEDGIVEILRKSLEYETFEQVCIWQLVQAHDIPLETFQEIIPELESGAHAEALTAILLLLRAEKPTTELVRLLLSRETESKHRGDPFVTSVLRYWCQEFEEKLSELIAALLTSKYPSNSPNKRKRPSKSAQQNTAPTSEQLLNHLEHFRRSCRHGNGTGTGLFVQNDMQRALQQAFTHSSESQRKQFSDLFALAAEDETSTTVGRRGTSSRGRKAPSNKKETAAEKAAAAAAAAHANNSKKAAEASAKFSDDSSDEDWSKQKASKRRKTLSDSD; encoded by the coding sequence ATGGACGCGAGCGGGAAGGGTGCCGCGGGCTTCGAGGGCAAGCTGTTCGTGCAGACGATCGACGCGCGCGATGAGAACGAGGAGAAGTACATGCGGGCGTACCGCGCGTTCGAGGAGACGACGGCCGGGCTGAGCGATAAGGACTTTCACGATCTGCTCTCCTCGCTGGTCAGCAAGGAGAAGCAGCATGAGGAGATTTCGCTAGCGCTCGTCTACATCATACTGACCGACCCGAGCAGTGCGCCGAAAACGTACCGCGACCTGACGCTGCTGACCCGGGACGGGCTCGGGTTCGTAACGGCCAATCTCGCGATGCTGGTGGCGGAGAAGTACCACAAGCTGACGGACGTCGGGCGCAAACAGTTGCTGTGGTTGCTGCGCGAGCTGATCAAGAACCAGGTGCTGAACGTGGACAATCTGGCGTGGAACATTCTGCGGCAGGCGAGCGGCGGTGACATCAGTCCGAAAAACGTTGCCCTGATCGAGGGGCTGCTGGACATTTTCACCGAGCATCGGGCGTGGCTGGAGAAGGACCAGTTCCTGGTCGGTACGGTGGCGTACACGTTCGTGCGGCTGATCGAGGACCACTTCGGGCCGCAGTTTGTGCATCTGCGGAATCGGGAGGTGAAGTTTGTAATCTCGCTGATACGGGACCGGTTCATGGACATCATTCCGCTCGGGCGGGAGTTTGTGCGGTTGCTGCAGAACGTCGGCCGGATACCGGAGTTCGACCAGCTGTGGAAGGACATGCTGTACAACCCGAAGTCGCTCTGCCCCACATTCAACGGCGTGTGGCAGCTGCTGCAGACGCGAACGAGCCGGCGGTTTCTGCGCGGCCGCCTGACGCCGGACATCGAGCGCAAGATCCACTTTCTCACCAGCAACGTCAAGTTCGGCAATCAAAAGCGCTACCAGGACTGGTTTCAGGAGCGGTACTTCAACACGCCCGAGTCGCAGAGCCTGCGGTGCGATCTGATCCGGTTCATCATCAGCGCCATCCACCCGACGAACGACATGCTCTGCTCGGACATCATACCGCGCTGGGCGATCATTGGCTGGCTGCTGACGTCGTGCACGAACGCGGTCACGCTGGCGAACGCGAAGCTGGCCCTCTTCTACGACTGGCTGTTCTTCGACCCGGCCAAGGACAACATCATGAACGTGGAGCCGGGCATACTGGTGATGTACCACTCGATCAAGAACCATCCGCTCGTGAGCTGCACCCTGCTCGACTTTCTCTGCCGCATCATGAAGAACTTCTACCCGAAGTGGGAGGATCGCATCCGGACCGggatctacaactcgctgcgCAAAATTCTCGAGATGAAGGTGATACCGAATCTGGTGCCGTTGTTTGAATCGCCCAAGCTAGACCGCGAGCTGAAGGGAATGTTGCGCGAAACGTTCCGCGAGTTTTGCGTACCGCCGAACAGCATGTACATGCATCCCGGACCGCCCCAGCCCGGCATGGAGAcgccgatgatgatgcacTATCCGGGACCCGGTGGTGGTGAGCAAGTTGAACAACATCCGCCTCATCTAATGCATCCGTCAATGATGCACACGACGGTACATCCTGGCCAGACCGATATCACCCAGCTGAACCGAATGGATCCCTCTCGGAAAGCACATGAcagtggtggaggaggaggcggaGGTGGTGGAGGCGGTGGAGGCGGACAAGTTGGAATGGGGCCAGGATGGCTCGCCTTACGCGGACCGATGGCTGCTGGTGTCGGTACAATGCCCGTGACACAGGGCGCACGTGGAGGTCCTCCCGGAGGACCTGGAATGATGCtcgccggtggtggtggtgttggtggtggtgctggtgctgctgctgtcgcgaGTGGTGCTCCTTTCAGTGGCGGAGGAATGGCGGGCCCTGCCGCCGGTACACCTTTCATCAAACCAGAACCTCCCCGAACAGACAGTGCTGCGAAGGCAGCGTCGACAGCGGCCTCAGCGGATGATCCCAAATTCAGCGACGATGAAGACGATGCAACCACAAAACccgcaacgacgacgacgacgacgacgacaacaacaaaaacggagGACGTGTCGGATGATGACGATCTGCCGCTAGCCAAGGTACGCCTGCTGGAGAAGCCGGCCATCGCGAAGGTAGCCCTGCCGGACACGCTGAACGGCCACCTGGAAGAGTTTCTGCGGGAGAAGAGCGTGAAAACGTTCGAGCCGCTGCTGCAGTGCCTgggcagctgcgggaaggccGCGCTCAACCAGGAGCAGGAAAACTACCTCACCGAGAGTGTGATATCGGTCATTAAGCAGACACTGCCCGACAAGAGCTACTTCCCGGCGTCGAAGACGGACGACAACCTGTCGGAGAGCATCAACTATCCGCTGTTCGCGGCGTACCGGTTGCTCTACCAGCAGGAGGACTCGTGCAAGAAGCGCGTGATGGCGCTGCTGGTCGCGATCGTGACGCGCGTCAGCGTGGCCGGCTACATGCTGCTGTACTTCCTGAAGGTGCACGGGAAGCTGCAGGGCCGGCGGAAGGAGACGGCCGGCGGCAGCACCGCGTTCAAGGCGTCCGTGTACGGTGTGCTGTGCGATGCGCTCGATTCGGTCGACTCGGTGGACGAGTGCATCGAGAAGGATCTCAACCTGCTCGAGAAGCACAACACGCAGATGTTCCTGTGGATCCTGCCGGACATGTACCGGGAGTTCAAGCAAACCATGCTCAACAACACGACcgtgctgcggctgctggtgGGCTGCATCGACGCGAACAACCTGGGCGACATCATCTACAGCATCACGCAGGGCAAGCTGATCCTGTTCGACGAGGACGGCATCGTCGAGATACTGCGCAAAAGCCTCGAGTACGAAACGTTCGAGCAGGTGTGCATCTGGCAGCTGGTGCAGGCGCACGACATCCCGCTCGAAACGTTCCAGGAGATCATCCCCGAGCTGGAGTCGGGCGCGCACGCGGAAGCGCTCACCGcgatcctgctgctgctgcgcgcgGAAAAGCCCACCACCGAGCTGGTCCGGTTGCTGCTGAGCCGCGAGACGGAATCGAAGCACCGGGGCGACCCGTTCGTCACCTCCGTCCTGCGCTACTGGTGCCAGGAGTTTGAGGAGAAGCTGTCCGAGCTGATCGCCGCCCTGCTCACCTCGAAGTACCCCTCCAACTCGCCGAACAAGCGCAAGCGGCCGTCGAAGAGTGCGCAGCAAAACACGGCCCCCACCTCGGAGCAGCTGCTGAACCACCTCGAGCACTTCCGGCGCAGCTGCCGGCACGGGAACGGCACCGGCACCGGGCTGTTCGTGCAGAACGACATGCAGCGCGCCCTGCAGCAAGCGTTCACCCACAGCTCGGAGAGCCAGCGGAAGCAGTTCAGCGATCTGTTCGCGCTCGCCGCCGAAGACGAAACGTCCACGACGGTGGGCCGAAGGGGCACGAGCAGCCGGGGCCGGAAGGCGCCCTCGAACAAGAAGGAAACGGCGGCCGAgaaggcggcggcggcggccgccgcggCCCACgccaacaacagcaagaagGCGGCGGAAGCGTCCGCCAAGTTCAGCGACGACTCGAGCGACGAAGACTGGTCCAAGCAGAAAGCCTCGAAGCGAAGGAAAACGCTCAGCGATTCCGATTGA